The Leptospira harrisiae sequence ATGGAACGAATCAGCCCAACTAACCCATGTTTGGAGGATGAATATGCGACGGAATTTGCTGAACCCACAATAGACAATGAAGAAGCAATCGCAACAATCCTTCCAAAATTTTGTTTTTGAAAGATTGGCAACAGGAATTTAGACAAAAGAAATAAACTACCTAAATTGATTCGAAAAATAGATTCCCACTCTTCAATGGAAACATCTGTGATGGGATGATAGGGCCCACCAAAACCAGCACTGTGGACAATGCCATACAGTTCCCCTGCACCTGAACTTTCCTCAATGATCTTTGCGAGACTTCTTTCCACAACAAAGGGAGTTTCTGCCAAATCCACTTCTCTATACGTCTCCTGGAGGATGGGAGATTTTGGCCGGACTTTGTCCAAATTCCAAACAGAAAACCCCGCAAGGACAAGGGTTCTAACGATTTCTCGTCCAATCCCTCCACTGCCACCGGTCACGAGTACGATCGATTCCTTAAATTCCATGGGAA is a genomic window containing:
- a CDS encoding SDR family NAD(P)-dependent oxidoreductase — translated: MEFKESIVLVTGGSGGIGREIVRTLVLAGFSVWNLDKVRPKSPILQETYREVDLAETPFVVERSLAKIIEESSGAGELYGIVHSAGFGGPYHPITDVSIEEWESIFRINLGSLFLLSKFLLPIFQKQNFGRIVAIASSLSIVGSANSVAYSSSKHGLVGLIRSIADEWGKFGITANAVSPGYVDTNMGIQEDQIMDHKTKIVNKTPVRRIAEPSEIARVVNFLLQKESGYISGSNWTVDGGLTAI